In a single window of the Drosophila miranda strain MSH22 chromosome XL, D.miranda_PacBio2.1, whole genome shotgun sequence genome:
- the LOC108164503 gene encoding N-acetylglucosamine-6-phosphate deacetylase, whose protein sequence is MAAPRLCDCDSPTLRLLQLTNCRLVRGHQLVRDDLWVRDGKIVNPEPVFFDEQTRAHRRIDCHGAIIAPGYIDLQINGGYGVDFSHDKDTIEEGVTKVAKGLVRCGVTSFCPTLVTSPNASYHSILPRIPKRVPEGAGILGIHAEGPFINPQKKGAHPENCIQTIDKGLETLETTYGSLERLKIITLAPEKVSDPEVIGQLVAKGITVSLGHSAATLSDGERAVQQGATMITHLFNAMLPFHHRDPGLVGLLSSDAVPQGRTVYFGIISDGVHTHPAALRIAYRTHPDGLVLVTDAISALGLQDGIHHIGQLPLEVRRGKAFIAGTETLCGSIAPMDECVRIFQKATNCSIVYAIEAATLHPARCINIEHQKGTLDFDSDADFILLNDELRVLSTWIAGSCVYQCFK, encoded by the exons ATGGCCGCACCACGACTCTGCGACTGTGATAGCCCCACGCTGCGACTGCTGCAGCTCACCAACTGCCGCCTGGTGCGCGGCCACCAGTTGGTCCGCGACGATTTGTGGGTGCGCGATGGGAAGATCGTCAATCCTGAGCCCGTGTTCTTTGATGAACAGACTAGGGCCCACAGGCGCATCGACTGCCACGGTGCCATAATCGCCCCCGGCTACATTGACCTGCAGATTAATG GTGGCTATGGTGTGGATTTCTCGCACGACAAGGACACCATTGAGGAGGGCGTCACCAAGGTGGCCAAGGGACTGGTCCGGTGTGGCGTTACCTCCTTCTGCCCGACGCTAGTGACCTCACCAAACGCCAGCTACCACTCGATACTGCCGCGCATACCCAAAAGAGTGCCAGAGGGAGCTGGAATCCTGGGCATCCATGCCGAAGGGCCATTCATAAATCCCCAGAAGAAGGGTGCCCATCCTGAGAACTGCATTCAGACAATTGACAAG GGGCTGGAGACACTGGAGACGACATATGGATCGCTGGAGCGCCTTAAGATCATTACTTTGGCGCCGGAGAAGGTCAGCGATCCGGAGGTTATTGGACAGCTGGTGGCCAAAGGCATAACCGTGTCCCTGGGCCATTCTGCAGCCACACTGAGCGACGGCGAGCGTGCCGTCCAACAGGGCGCCACCATGATCACGCATCTGTTCAACGCCATGCTGCCGTTCCACCATCGCGACCCCGGCCTGGTGGGACTGCTCTCCTCCGATGCCGTGCCCCAGGGACGGACCGTCTATTTCGGCATCATTTCGGATGGGGTGCACACACATCCCGCTGCGCTAAGGATCGCCTATCGCACCCATCCCGACGGTCTCGTCCTGGTCACCGATGCCATTTCGGCCTTGGGCCTGCAAGACGGCATCCATCACATCGGTCAGCTGCCGCTGGAGGTCAGAAGGGGCAAGGCCTTTATCGCCGGCACCGAGACCCTCTGCGGCAGCATCGCACCCATGGACGAGTGTGTGCGCATCTTCCAAAAGGCCACAA ATTGCTCTATTGTGTATGCCATTGAGGCGGCCACCTTGCATCCTGCCCGTTGCATCAATATCGAACACCAGAAGGGAACCCTAGACTTTGACTCCGATGCCGACTTCATACTCCTGAATGACGAGCTGCGTGTACTGTCCACCTGGATAGCGGGCTCCTGTGTGTATCAGTGCTTCAAATAG
- the LOC108164509 gene encoding ras-related protein Rab-10 produces the protein MAKKTYDLLFKLLLIGDSGVGKTCILFRFSDDAFTSTFISTIGIDFKIKTVELRGKKIKLQIWDTAGQERFHTITTSYYRGAMGIMLVYDITNEKSFENIVKWLRNIDEHANEDVEKMILGNKCDMTDKRVVNKERGEAIAREHGIRFMETSAKSNINIERAFCELAEAILDKTSGKEAAENPERVVIDRRNNDKAPGYSKCCA, from the exons ATGGCGAAGAAAACCTACGATTTGCTCTTTAAACTGTTGCTAATTGGCGATTCGGGTGTTGGCAAGACCTGCATATTATTCCGTTTCTCCGATGATGCCTTCACCTCGACCTTTATATCCACCATAG gaattgatTTCAAAATCAAAACCGTGGAACTGAGGGGCAAAAAGATCAAACTACAGATATGGGACACGGCCGGCCAGGAGAGATTCCACACAATAACCACCTCCTACTATCGCGGGGCGATGGGCATCATGCTAGTCTATGACATAACGAACGAAAAGAGTTTCGAGAATATCGTCAAATGGCTACGGAACATAGACGAG CATGCCAACGAGGATGTCGAGAAAATGATTCTGGGCAACAAATGCGATATGACGGACAAGCGTGTGGTGAACAAAGAGCGCGGCGAGGCG ATTGCCCGCGAGCACGGCATAAGGTTCATGGAAACATCCGCCAAGTCGAACATCAACATTGAGCGTGCTTTTTGCGAGCTTGCCGAGGCCATATTGGATAAGACATCTGGAAAGGAGGCGGCCGAGAATCCTGAGCGCGTTGTCATCGATCGCCGGAATAATGACAAGGCCCCGGGCTACAGCAAATGCTGTGCGTAA
- the LOC108164528 gene encoding protein obstructor-E, with the protein MQRMLVSSILALSCITVGHALAVGSPECPEKYGEQAYAHTENCDQFFLCTNGTLTLETCENGLLFDGKGAVHNHCNYNWAVDCKGRQWDPTPISSPGCEYQFGLYAVSKDCATTYIKCAHGEPHEQDCDAGLAYDERIHGCNWPDQLLDHCNPEAVVGFKCPTKVDPNSVAARFWPFPRFPVSGDCHRLITCVEGYPRLISCGEDKVFDEHTLTCEEPEYASGGCANYGK; encoded by the exons ATGCAGAGAATGCTAGTATCCAGTATCCTGGCCCTGTCCTGTATAACAGTTG GACATGCTCTGGCCGTGGGCTCACCGGAGTGCCCAGAGAAGTACGGTGAACAGGCCTATGCCCATACCGAGAACTGCGACCAGTTCTTCCTCTGCACCAATGGAACCCTGACCCTGGAGACCTGCGAGAATGGACTGCTCTTTGATGGCAAGGGCGCTGTCCACAATCACTGCAACTACAACTGGGCCGTCGACTGCAAGGGCCGTCAGTGGGATC CCACTCCGATCTCCTCGCCGGGCTGTGAGTATCAGTTCGGTTTGTATGCGGTGTCCAAGGACTGTGCCACCACGTACATCAAATGTGCCCACGGCGAGCCTCACGAGCAGGACTGCGACGCTGGCCTGGCCTACGATGAGCGCATCCATGGCTGCAACTGGCCCGACCAGCTACTCGACCACTGCAATCCCGAGG CTGTCGTTGGCTTCAAGTGCCCCACCAAGGTGGATCCCAATTCGGTGGCCGCTCGCTTCTGGCCCTTCCCACGTTTCCCCGTTTCCGGGGACTGCCATCGCCTGATCACCTGTGTGGAGGGTTATCCCCGTCTCATCAGTTGCGGCGAGGACAAGGTCTTCGATGAGCACACGCTCACCTGCGAGGAGCCCGAGTACGCCAGCGGCGGTTGCGCCAACTACGGAAAGTAG
- the LOC108165073 gene encoding protein obstructor-E encodes MKLFLCAIAVTLCLAGTTVSAAGFECPKPNGQFADEIQCDKFHVCEDGVPKARLCPDGLVFDPLNRKFNKCDQPFNVDCEDRTELQEPKSSKYCPRKNGFFAHPDPAVCNIFYNCIEGDALETKCTVGLHFDEYSGTCVWPDTAKREGCNPEQRMSETGFECPKDQPKTDDRGQVVTHPKYPHPTDCQKFYVCLNGEDPRDLGCQLGEVYNDNTEMCDAPENVPGCEDWYKDVDDKKD; translated from the exons ATGAAATTATTTTTATGTGCCATTGCTGTAACGCTTTGTTTGGCAGGGACAA CTGTATCCGCCGCCGGCTTCGAGTGCCCCAAGCCCAATGGCCAGTTCGCCGATGAGATCCAGTGCGACAAGTTCCATGTGTGCGAGGATGGTGTGCCCAAGGCGAGATTGTGCCCAGACGGCTTGGTCTTCGATCCACTGAACCGCAAGTTCAATAAATGCGATCAGCCCTTCAATGTAGACTGCGAGGACCGTACAGAATTGC AGGAGCCCAAGTCCAGCAAGTATTGTCCGCGTAAGAACGGGTTCTTTGCCCATCCCGATCCGGCTGTGTGCAATATCTTCTACAACTGCATCGAGGGCGATGCCCTGGAGACCAAGTGTACCGTGGGCCTGCACTTCGACGAATACTCGGGCACCTGTGTGTGGCCCGATACGGCCAAGCGTGAGGGCTGCAATCCCGAGCAGA GAATGTCTGAGACTGGCTTTGAGTGCCCCAAGGATCAGCCCAAGACCGATGATCGCGGTCAGGTTGTGACCCATCCCAAGTATCCTCATCCCACCGATTGCCAGAAGTTCTACGTGTGCCTGAACGGCGAGGATCCGCGCGATCTGGGCTGCCAGCTGGGCGAGGTCTACAACGATAACACAGAGATGTGCGACGCACCCGAAAATGTGCCCGGATGCGAGGACTGGTACAAGGATGTCGATGACAAGAAGGACTAA
- the LOC108164527 gene encoding uncharacterized protein LOC108164527: MDVDWQNNLTAIKDRGQYLLQTEKWADCRFLVGTSPNHRIIAGHKLLLAMGSPVFERMFFGNLPDKTDPIVIPDVQPEAFEAMMEYIYTDRITIGSFDKACELCYVAKKYMLPHVVTRCTHFLWADLSPKNACRAYEFAKLFDEPRIMQSSMDLIATNTREVLLDPSFMDIEVSTLMAILDQNRLNIDSELDLFNCLLKFANERGILNDSGQPDGLYMSGDKEITTKQSPDHSTGDIMVEEIKMEPDVAAMVQHMHQDDDGDSFEADPNGASTSSAAAAAAANASPDANSNADADADADAAASDDVVIIESDASGNALDDEVNMINIMDAQRTIMDGAMLRQAVKKIRFLTMTPQQFAEGPARSKLLQQHEALAILIKISSPTLNDCNMPEGFCVSRSTRNFYESGHRQRELSTSYRHSGAAAESSATFFQVFGNRNNGGEVLLSRLGATIHRTNNRADAPAPPINAGVFGEEGIMPIGLRAPETVSVADNPCANPASHATLRCFGDGYEGGGAAPAGPNNVNENEPPAAGGGGGVCGVNGGGGESGGNQHNDMVRAYCTRSLTRQFDYRNTSVTDAGVTFQVDTNIWILGVQVPTRVLCGELMTSAGFTERYNEVLYAHIQDMHGSRITYTHCTARVRYDSLLDITFDRPVYIYRNQIYKIYVVFNKTGWYPMYSCVPDANSHRVKFMFNVGNPTESVRDGLIYAIIFFTPQDHSRHLID, encoded by the coding sequence ATGGATGTCGACTGGCAAAACAATCTGACTGCCATTAAGGATCGCGGCCAATATCTGCTGCAGACTGAAAAATGGGCCGACTGTCGTTTCCTAGTGGGCACATCTCCCAATCACCGTATCATTGCCGGTCATAAGCTACTCCTGGCGATGGGCTCGCCGGTGTTTGAGCGCATGTTCTTTGGCAATCTGCCGGACAAGACCGATCCcattgttatacccgatgTGCAGCCGGAGGCCTTTGAGGCCATGATGGAGTACATCTACACGGACCGCATCACCATTGGCTCCTTTGATAAGGCCTGCGAGCTGTGCTACGTGGCCAAGAAATATATGCTGCCCCATGTCGTCACCCGCTGCACCCACTTCCTGTGGGCCGATCTCAGTCCCAAGAACGCCTGTCGCGCCTACGAGTTTGCCAAGCTATTTGATGAGCCACGCATTATGCAGAGCAGCATGGACCTGATTGCGACAAACACCAGGGAGGTGCTGTTGGATCCCAGCTTCATGGACATTGAGGTATCGACATTGATGGCAATACTGGATCAGAACCGCCTAAACATCGACTCTGAGCTTGATCTCTTCAACTGCCTGTTGAAGTTTGCCAATGAGAGGGGCATTCTCAACGACTCCGGCCAGCCCGATGGCCTCTACATGTCCGGCGACAAAGAAATCACGACCAAACAGTCGCCAGACCACTCCACCGGCGATATAATGGTGGAGGAAATCAAGATGGAGCCCGATGTGGCAGCCATGGTCCAGCACATGCATCAGGATGATGATGGGGACAGCTTCGAGGCAGATCCGAATGGAGCCTCAACCTCTTCCGCAGCTGCTGCGGCAGCGGCCAACGCTTCGCCTGATGCGAATTCcaatgccgatgccgatgccgatgctgaTGCCGCTGCCTCTGACGATGTGGTCATCATCGAAAGCGATGCCTCGGGCAATGCCCTCGACGATGAGGTGAACATGATTAACATAATGGATGCCCAGCGCACCATCATGGACGGGGCGATGCTGCGGCAGGCCGTCAAGAAGATACGTTTCCTTACCATGACACCGCAGCAGTTTGCTGAAGGCCCGGCCCGTTCCAAGCTGTTGCAGCAGCATGAGGCTCTCGCCATCCTCATCAAGATCTCCAGTCCCACCCTGAACGACTGTAACATGCCCGAGGGCTTCTGTGTCTCTCGCAGCACTCGAAACTTTTACGAATCTGGACACCGTCAGCGAGAGTTGTCCACCTCCTATCGTCATTCCGGAGCCGCTGCCGAATCGTCGGCAACCTTCTTTCAGGTTTTTGGGAACCGAAACAACGGGGGCGAGGTGCTATTGTCCCGCTTGGGGGCCACAATACATCGCACGAACAATCGCGCCGACGCGCCCGCCCCCCCTATTAACGCTGGCGTCTTTGGCGAGGAGGGTATAATGCCCATAGGTTTGCGTGCGCCGGAAACGGTGAGTGTGGCGGACAATCCTTGCGCTAATCCCGCTAGCCATGCCACATTGCGTTGCTTTGGCGATGGCTATGAAGGCGGAGGAGCTGCCCCCGCTGGACCAAACAACGTCAATGAAAACGAGCCACCAGCTGCAGGAGGTGGTGGTGGAGTATGTGGTGTAAATGGAGGTGGAGGAGAATCCGGTGGGAACCAGCACAACGACATGGTCCGAGCCTACTGCACGCGCTCGCTGACACGTCAGTTCGACTATCGCAATACCAGCGTCACGGATGCGGGAGTCACCTTCCAGGTAGACACAAACATCTGGATACTGGGCGTCCAAGTGCCCACGCGTGTGCTCTGCGGCGAACTGATGACCTCTGCGGGCTTCACCGAACGCTACAACGAGGTTCTCTACGCCCACATCCAGGATATGCACGGCTCGCGCATCACCTACACCCATTGCACTGCCCGGGTGCGCTATGACTCGCTGCTGGACATCACCTTTGACCGGCCCGTCTACATCTACCGCAACCAGATCTACAAGATTTACGTGGTGTTCAACAAGACCGGCTGGTATCCGATGTACTCGTGCGTGCCCGACGCCAACAGCCATCGCGTCAAGTTCATGTTCAACGTGGGCAATCCCACGGAGTCGGTGCGCGATGGCCTCATCTATGCGATCATATTCTTCACTCCGCAGGACCATTCACGGCATCTGATCGACTGA